DNA sequence from the Salinibacter grassmerensis genome:
TGGAAATGGGCCTACCCCACCGCGTGGGGCGTGATGATTGCGCTGGCCGGGGTGCTGCTCCTCTACTTCCGCCGCCGTGAATGGATTTGAGGGCACATTGCTTACTCTCCGCCTCGCCGCGTGAAGACCAGGCCCGCTCGTCATGCGACGTGTCACGCGGTATGAGGCTTCAGAACACACTTCTTTCCGCACCACTCCTTCTTGCTGATGCCTTCTGCTGACCCTGCCGACCCGGCTGTGTACGAGCGCGGGGACGCCCTCAACGAAATTCTACCGGCCCAGTCAACCGGCGACGGTGGTCCGGCCCCCACGTCGTCGGGGGACGCCGCCGAGGACTCACGAATGTACGACCTCTCGGAGCAAGAGTACTGGGAGTGGCTCGCGGCGCTGATTCAGGAGGGAAGCGAACTGGACGAGCACGTCGACGATCTCCTCGAAGCGATCTACGATCTTGAACCGGCCTTCTACAGCCGGGGCGGGCGGCGACAGCTTCAGGAGCGCCTCCGCCAGCTTCACGAGGTGCGTACTTCCGTGCGGGCGTTCGAACAGGACGTGGAGCAGCTCTCGTTCGTCTTCGCCAAAACCGATACGGTCGAAACCAGTGGGGCGGACAACGCCGATCACGTTCTGGCGAGCATCAAGCGGACGTACGACCGCGCCTACGACCTTTGTCTCTACAAACTTGACCGCATCAGTGACGGCTGGATTACGGCCACCAATCTCCTGATCAGCCTGACCATTCTCATCGTCACCATCCTTTTCTGGTTGGAGTTTCGGTAGCGGCACGGCCTCGGGGCACCGTCGTCGATATTCCTTCTTCGTTTTGGGTTTTGCAGGCTTAGTGCGCAGGTGTCATGGCTGATGGTTCCACCTCGGAGGACGAGTCGATCTGGGCGTACGTGCCGCCCGGCGAGGCGCACGGGCCGGAGCCGCCTGCCCAAGAGAAGCTCTACACGGGACTGTCGGCCGTGCGGGCCGCCGTGACGCAGCTGCGGGCCTGGATGGCTGGGGATGCCTCGGCCGTGTCGGGGCCGCCTGGTGCCGACGAGGCCCTGGAGGCGGGCGCGCCCCTCTCCGACGCGCTCCGTGATCAGGTGGCGCCGTCCCCGGACTGGCGCGACGCAGTGAAGGCGCTGGACGACGTGATAGATTCCGACTCGGAGGCCGGAGCGCCCCTCCTGGTGCACGAGGCGGGCCATCACGACGCGCCGTCCATCGTAGAAGCATGGGGGGCGCGCACGGGCGCGACGGTCATGGATCCCCCGGCGCGCGATCGTCTGGCGGAAGAGGACGGGGCCGCGTGGGTGGCTGCACAGCGGAGCGGGAAGACGCCCTGGGTCCTGCCCCGTCTGGAACGCTGGTGGCTGCGCACGCCGGACGGCGTGGCCTTCGTGCGATCGCTCCTGGACGCCTGGGCAGAGGGCACGCTGGGACGAGGCGTGATTGGGGTCGACCGGCACGCCTGGAGGTATTTGCGGCACGTGTGGCCGGGTCAGGCGCGTCGTCGAGTGACCCTGCGCCCGCCATCGGGCGAGGCCCTGGCACGCTGGTTCTGGAGGCTGGCCCGCCAGGGCGGGGCGCCCGAGGGGACGGTCGAAGAACAGGACGGCGGGGGGCGCGTGCTCCCGAGGCCCGAGTGGAACTCCGGGCGGGCGACGAGCCCGGAGGACGAGACGACGGTGTCCACCTTCCTGCAGTCGCTGGCGGCGCACAGCGATGGGAATCCCGGGGTGGCGTGGGCCCTCTGGCGGCGGAGCCTGCAGGCACCCGGCCCGGAGGCGTCCGCCGCGACGATGGCTACGGTCCCGCCCTGGCCGGCACTTGATCGCCCCGGGCGCCCGGACGCCCCTGAGGGCTCGGACCTTCTTCTCCTACATGCTCTGGTGCTACACGGTGGACTCCCCGATGCCGTCCTCGCCCACGTGACACCGGTGGAGCGCTACGAGCGCCGCGAGCGGCTGCGAACGCTTCACCGCGAGGGGCTTCTCACAAAGGCCGACGGGGCCTGGCAGGTGACGGCCGCCGGGTATCCCGTCGCCTGTGCTCTGCTCCGCGACGAGGCGTACCTTTCCGACCGACCGGACGTCCGGTAGGCGAGGGCCAACTGTCATACTTGTTTCTCAGTGGGAGTCTTCTCGTAATGGCCGGGACAACAGACATACTGCGAAGGATTCAGGTCGAGGGCCTGCTGGTGGTCGCGGCCATCTTGGGGGGCGCCGTGGTGCTCACGCTGATGGTGCAGCGCTATGGCCCACGGCTTGCGGAGCAGGTGCCCGGGCGCTACCGGCTCTCGGTCCTGGCCCTGGTGCCGCTGCTGCGCCTCGTGATTATTGCGGGGGCCCTCGCGCTCATTATCCCACAACTGATTGAACCGACCTTCGAGAATCTGGTCGCCGTTCTGGGGACGGTGGGCGTGGCGCTCGGGTTTGCGCTCAAGGAGTACGTGAGCAGCCTGATCGCGGGCATCGTCGTCGTTTACGAAGGGGCGTACCGTCCGGGCGACTGGGTGGAGGTGGACGGCGAGTACGGGGAGGTCCGGTCCGTCGGCATGCGCGCGATGGAGATGGTGACGCCCGACGACACGGTCGTTGTCGTGCCGCACCAGGCCTTGTGGACCAACCCTATCCACAACGCCAACGACGGGACGCAGGACCTGCAGTGCGTAACGGACTTCTACCTCGACCCCAAGCACGACGGCCAACAGGTGCGGGCCCTCCTACACGACGTGGCCCTCACGAGTCCCTACCTACAGATTGAGCGTCCCGTCGACGTCGTCGCGACGGAGCGGCCCTGGGGGACGCACTATCGCCTGAAGGCGTATCCGGTGGATCCCCGTGACCAGTTTCGCTTCACGACCGACCTGACGGTGCGGGGAAAAGCAGCGCTGCGGGAGGCGGAGGTCTCGCCGGCCCAGGTTCGGGGCCTTGTCGAGTGACGGCGGAACGAAGCGCAAGCGGCCCACCTGCCCGTCCGGGCCGCAAGGTCGCGGGGAACAAGGGCCTCGCCGAAGAAAAGATACACACCGGTCCCACACCCTTTGAGGGACGGTCGGCCACTCGTCCATTCTGTTTTATTACTGGTGACACTCCACTATGACGTCGTTTGCTACCGTCTTGAGACGATCTGCTCTGGGACTTGCTGCGCTGCTTATCGGGCTGGGGGCTCATCCGGCAGCCGCCCAGTCGCCTGGAGGAGCCGGGGTTACGGTTGGGGCCGGCGATGCCCTCCGCGTGGGCGGCCTCGTGCAGGCGGATGCCTACCTGGGACGGGAGGCCGGTCCCAACGACGGCTTCCGGGCCCGAAGTGCGCGGCTTCGGCTCGGGGGACAGGCCGAAGGGCTCTCGTACGTCGTGCAGACCGACTTCACGTCGTCGAGCCGTGAAGCGCCGAGCTCACTTCTTGACGCGTTTGTCCAGGTCCCGCTTGCCAACCGGCTCCGGCTTCGTGGAGGACTCTTCAAAACGCCGTACAGCGCCGAATTTCTGGCGCCGCGTCCCCGCATCCGATTCGCCGAGCGGGCCCGTGTGGTCAACGCCCTCGCCCCGAACCGACAGGCCGGGGTTCAGCTCACGGGAGACCTGACGGCCGAGGCGAGTGATGCACAGGTAACGGCCACCCTCGGGGCCTTCAACGGCACGCGAGGCCTCAGCACGAACGACAACGAGAACCTTCTCTACCTAGGGCGCCTGACCGGGAGCGCGCCCCTCGGACCCGGCACGCTCGACGTGGGGGCGAGCGGAGGCTACAGCATCGACGGCCAAGTGTCGATTCCAAATACGCTTCCGAACACCGTGTCCACGTTCACGGGCACCCGTGCTCTCTTCCAGGCCGACGCCCAGTACGAGACCGACCGGTGGCTGCTGGCCGGGGCCCTTCACGCGGCCGACCTGGAGTACGACGACGAGGACCCCGCCACCGGAATAAATTCCCAGTCTCCCTTCGGCTACTACGCGACGGCCGGGCTGAATGTCGCCGATGGGCATCAAGTGCTCGCGCGACTGGAGGGCTACGACCCCGATTCGGCCGGGCGGACTCCGGACGACCAATTTGTGCTCGGATACAACTACGACGCCTCGTCGGTCTTGCGGGTGGTGGTGAACTATAAGGCGTCGACCGAGGACGTGGCCGACGGCTTCTTCACGGGGCGACTGCAGGTGGCCTTCTAGGCCGAAAACACGAATCCGAACGCCTCGCACTCACAAACAATGGGGGCATCGGCCGGCGCCGAACAGCGCGACGGGCCGATGTCCCCATTGGTTCGTTTTATCTTGGAGGAGCGGAAGGAAACGTGCTTGAGGGACTTGTCCCCGCCGTATCTGCTAGAAACGGTGGGCCAGGCCGAGGCCGGCGAAGAACGCGCTCCGGTTCTCGTCCACCTGGAGCCCGGTGTTGACGTCCAGCTGGGTGTCCGGGCTCGACAGGAGGGTCAGGCCCGCCTCCACGTAGTTTTGGTTCAGGCCTGTGGAGTAGAAGCCGGCGTAGCCGACGTACCCACCCACGCGGTCCGCAACGTCGAAGCTCAGGGTCGGAATGAAGAGGTACGACGGATCCGCGTCGCCGCCGTAGGGGACTGAGGTGCCGGCGTTGACCGAGAGGCCGAGGCCCTCCCCGAGGGCGCCGTTGAAGGCAAGCGCCAGTGTTTGAGACACACGGTCGTTCTCGAATGCGCCCGATCCGGTGGGAAAGTCCCAGGTGCTGACCACGCTGAGTGCAGACAGAGACGACTGGACGAGACGGAGCTTCCCGCCGACGCTCGTGCCGGTATACTCAGTATCGGGGGCGTCAAGCGCAGCGGAGCCCACCCCGCCCCGCAGTTCCAGAATGTCGGCCACGCCATAGCGCAGCAGCAGCTGCCCGAGCTCGGCGTTGGTGCCAAAGTCATCGTTGGCCGCAGCGGCCCCGAGCTCAGCCTGGAAGGTGCCGGGCGCGACCGTCGCCGTGCCGTCCCCGAACCCGGGACGATCCGCGGAGATCTGCCCCGTCGCGGACGAGGGGGCCATCAGAACAACGGCGAAAGGGAGGAACAGGGCGAGAGCAATGCGTATCGAAGTGCTTTTCATGCGTCGGAGAGGGACGTGTGCGAAAGAAAACGAATGAGCATGGACCAATAAGAACCACCGAGACTAGGTCGGTTCCGGGTTAGAAGTGGAGGGGGACGAGTCGCCCTCATCGCCCGCCTGCTGCACCGGAAACGGGGTCGTCTCGCTGCCGGTGTAGAGGGTCCGGTGGGGAAATGGAATCTCGATGTCGTGCTCGTCGAAGGCGTCTTTGATCTCGACCGGGATGCTGTTCCGGAGGTCGAGAAAATTCTCGGTCTTGGCCCACACGCGGAACTGATAGTTCATCGACGAGTCGGCAAATCCGTCGAAGAGGACGCTGGGAGTGGGCTCCTCCAGGCACAGCGGATTGCGGTCGGCCACCTCCATCAGTACGTCCCGCACCGCCCGCAGGTCCTCTTTGTAGGCGACGCCGATCTGCAGGTCGATTCGCCGGATGGAGAAGCGGCGCAGGTTGGTCACCTCCGACTTGATCATCGTCTCGTTCGGAATCCGGACGAACAGATTGTCGAAGGTACGAAGCTTGACCGAAAGGAGGTCGACCGACAGCACCTCGCCGGTGGTGCCGTTCACGCGGATGACGTCGCCGACCGAAAACGGGCGCTCGCCCAGCAGAAAGAGGCCGCTGATGACGTTGGAGGCCGACGTCTGGGAGGCAAACCCAAGCGCGACGGTCAGGATGCCGGCCGCCCCGAGCAGCACGCTCAGGTCGAACCCGAGCTCCATGAGGGCCGAGGCCGTGAACAGCCCGGCAATGCCGTAAAACGCGCCCCGCCGGATGATCATGGCGCGTTGGGCGTCCTCCTCCGCGAAGAGGCGAGCGAGACCGTTCCCGGCCAGGCGGCCTAGCGCAAGGCCGGCGAGTACTTTTACGAGGGCCTTGAGGGCGTTTGCGGCCTGCGGACTCGTTACGTAGTCGACGGCAAGGGTCCACCACTGCTCCATGGGACGATTCGGTTGGAAAAGAGAGAGCTGCGGGGAGGCGTTACGGGGCGAAGAGCGTGCCCACGGCGCTGAACGTGCTTGTGAAGAGTCCCTTCTTCGTGTGCTCGCGAGGCTCCCGCAGGAGCTCGGCCTCGTCGGCGTCGCTGGGGGGACCGCTCCGCACCTGTACGTCGGCCCCGCTCTGATTCGTTGAGTGCGTCATCGTGACGGCCGGGGTCCAGAGTTGGTGAGTCGGGGTCGTGTAGAGGGCGAGGTGCTGAACCGGCAACTGGACCCGCTCCAGGGCCAACGCGTCCGGGGCGTTGTTTTGAATCTGAAGCGGGGTGACCGCCCGGTGAAAGCGACGAGGCAGGCGGTTGAGGCGGAGCCGCCCGGCGGTGCGCGTCGCGTAGCAGAACTCGCCGTCGGTGGTAGAGGCCCCAAACCATGTGTCGGACATGCGAAAGGACGGCATCTCCTGCAGTTGGCGCCCCGAGTCCGGAAGCAGGATCCGAATCCAGAGGGCTGTGCTCAGGTAAAGGGTCACTGACTCCCTCGGGGGGACGTACAGCGGATGTTCGGGGCGCGAAACGACCGGGCGGTCGGCCAGGGCCGGTTGCAGTGCGATGCGTGGCTCCGCGTCCTTGAAGCCGTAGCGGTTGGTGTGGAGGGCCTCGTCGTCCCTATCGAGAACAGGCGCCATCTCCTCCCTCGAAAGGGACGTCGTGACGCCGCTCCGGTTGGTCAGCGGATCTGCGGCCTCGTCGTTGGGCGAGGGCTGGTGAATGACCCGCCACTCGCGGTCTGTGCGGTAGAGCCAGAGCGTCGACGGGCCGACGGCCCATCGTCCGCCGGTGTGCACGTCGAGGGAGACTGTGCCCCACCACGGCGTCGGGTCCGCGTCGGGCTCGGAGGGCTCCATGGTTTAGGGGAAGGGTTGCGAGAAGAGCAGGGCGCCCCACGAAACCAGAGGGCTCTTTCGAAAACGCACGCCCCAAAGTAAGGGTGAAGTTGTCTTTGAACAACTAGGGCGGCAGCTCTGGCGCGGCAACCGCACAGCCATGCAGCGCACGCGAGGCCGCGAGGCATGAGCCCCAGATTCTCTGTAAAATCGAGAGGATTCCGGGAGGCGTGGCCCCGGTGGTTGTGTCTCTGGGGACGGCTCCTCACTATGTGTGTATCCGTGCTCAAAATACTCACCCCGCCCCAGCTTCTCCACTCGTGGTTTCGCTCCTTCTTGCTCAGGCGGCGCCCGTCTTTACCCCAGACATGTTCGTCGTGTTGGGGCTCATCGCCGTCGTGCTCGTCCTGTTCATCACGGAAGCCATCCCGATCGACATGACTGCCCTCGGGGTCATCGTGGCGGTCGTGCTGTTGGAGCCGTGGACGGGCGTAGGGCCGACAGACGGCATATCGGGCTTTGCGAGCCCGGCCACCGTCACGGTGCTGGCGATGTTCGTGCTCAGTGAGGGCGTCCGGCGCACAGGGGTGCTTCGGCGGATTGGAAACTGGATCGTGGACTGGGCGAAGGGGAGCTTTTACAAGCAGTACGGAGCGCTGGTCGGGCTCTCCGGTACCACCGCGGGCGTCATCAACAACACCCCCGTCGTGGCGATGATGATTCCGATGGCGATCAACATTGCCCGGAAGACGAAGATGTCGCCGTCGAAACTGTTGATGCCCATCTCCTTCGCGTCGATGCTGGGCGGAATGCTTACGGTCATCGGGACCTCCACCTCCATCCTGGCGAGCGACGTGAGCGCGCGCCTGATTGGGCATCCGTTTTCGATGTTTGAGTTTACGGCGCTGGGGGCGATCGTGCTGGCAACGGGCGTCGTGTACCTGATGGCAGTGGGGCACCGGCTGTTGCCGGAGCGCATCAGGCCGGAGGAGGACCTGACCGACGAGTTTGAGATGAGCGGCTACCTGACGGAGGTCGTGGTGACGGAGGAATCTCCCCTGGTCGGGGTTGCGGTCCGGCAGGCACTAGCCGCGTTGGACCTCGACATCGACGTCATGCAGATGCGCCGCGATGGGGAGGCGTTTGCCGCCCCGCTCGGGCCCAAGCAATTCCGCGCGGGCGACGTGCTCCTGCTGCGGACGAGTCGCGATTCGCTGGTGGAGCTGATGCAGGCCCAGAAACTGGAGCCGGTGGTGCATACGAAGATCACGCAGGATGACGTTGAGATCGAGCAGCAGAAGGAGGTGCTCATCGAGGTGGTGTTGCTGTCGGACAATCCGCTCCTCGGTGAGACGCTACGGTCGGTCCGGTTTGCGCAGCAGTACGACGCGCTGGTGCTCGCCATTCGGCGGCACGGGAAACTGCTCTACGACGAGATCGACGCGATGCCATTGCGTGGGGGCGACACGCTGCTCGTCCAGGCCTCGGTTCCCGCCGTCGAACAATTCGAGCGGAACCGAACCTTCGTGGTCGTGCAGGACGACGAGGAGACGTCTTTTCGGAGTGAGAAGCTCCCGCTTGCCCTCGGCATTGTGGGGCTGGTGGTGGGGCTTGCGGCCCTGGAGGTGATGCCCATCCTCGTCTCGGCCCTGGGCGGAGTCGTGGCCATGGTGGCCACGGGCTGCGTGCGGCCCACCGAAGTGTACGAGGCGGTAGACTGGAGCGTGATCGTGCTCCTGGCCGGCCTCATTCCGCTGGGGATGGCCATGGAGCGGTCCGGCACCGCGGGGTACCTAGCCCACGGGGTGACGGCCGTGTCGGAGGGAATTCCCGCCTTCGCGCTGCTGCTCGTCTTCTACGTCTTCACCAGCCTCGTCACCCAACTGATCAGCAACAATGCCAGCGTCATTCTGATGATTCCGATGGCCGTGGAGGCGGCCCAGCTGACGGGGGCGGATCCGTTTTCGTTCGTCCTCGCGGTGACGTTCGCCGCGAGCGGGGCCTTGCTCACCCCGATCGGCTACCAGACCAACCTGATGGTGTACGGGCCGGGCGGGTACCGCTTTACCGACTTCCTGCGGATGGGGGCGCCGCTGCAGGTGCTGCTCGCCATTGTCACCTGCGGGGGCATCTGGCTGCTGTGGGGGGTGTAGGGGCGGAGGTCAACCTTTTACCTCTCCCAGGCCCGCCGCTCTCCACCCGATTCGGGGCCCATCTGCCGATCGCACTGGCCGCCTCGTGTAGTTGGAGGTGTTCTGAACCACCTTCCGTTGGCCGCCCTATGCAGAATCCGCCTCGCTGGGCTCCGGAAGATCGGACGTGCAATGAGGACAACGGGTGGCCTGGACTGGCACGTCGGAGACGCAGTGCGGGCACTTCTTGATCGTCTTCGGGGGCGACGGCCCTTCGTCGGGCTCGCGCAGCTGGTTGATGTAGCGGACCAGCAGAAAGACCGCGAACGAGACGATCAGAAAGCTGACCACCGCGTTGATGAACGTCCCAACGTTGACCGTGACGGCCCCGGCGTCTTGGGCCGCCTGCAGGGTGGTGTACGGGGCCCCGGGCGTCCCCTCCCGAAGAACGAAGAACAAGTTTGCAAAGTCGATGCCCCCGGTCAGTAGGCCGAGCGACGGCGTAAGGATGTCCTTGACGAGGGATTGCACGACCGTCCCGAATGCCCCGCCGATGATGATGCCCACGGCCATGTCGATGACGTTGCCGCGGATCGCAAACTTCTTGTACTCCTCGAGCATGGGCGGCACGATGCAAGGACGGGACGGCGCGACCGATCTGAGCGGAACGGGCGTGCTCCGTTAGAACAGGTCTGCGTCCGCGGAAAAGGATTCCAGTTCCGTGACCACGCGTTGCAGGAAGCTGGATCCCATGGCGCCGTCGATGATGCGGTGGTCGTAGCTGAGGGAGAGATACATCATGTGGCGCACGGAGATGGCGTCGCCGAGGCCGTCGTTCTCCACGACGACGGGCCGCTTCTGGATGGCCCCGGTGGCGAGGATGCCCACCTGGGGCTGGTTGATGATGGGCGTGCCCATCAGGGAGCCGAGCGAGCCGATGTTGGTGACGGTGAAGGTGCCGCCCTGCAGTTCATCGGGCTGAAGCTCTTTGTTGCGGGCACGATCGGCCATGCTTGCCGCCTTGCGGGCCAGTCCCGACACGTTGTAGTCCCCCGCGTTCCGGATGACCGGAGCGAGGAGGCCCTTGTTGCCGATGGCCACGGCGATGCCGACGTGAAAGTCGTGCTTGATGACAATCTTGTCGCCCTCCACGCTCGCGTTGAGCAGGGGATGGTCGCGAAGCGCCTCCACCGCGGCCTTCACGAAGAAGGGCGTGTAGGTGAGCTTCACGCCCTCGCGCTCCAGAAAGGCCTCCTTGTTGGCCTCTCGGAGCTGGACGAGGCCCGTCACGTCGGCCTCGGCGAAGGAGGTCACGTGGGCGGACGTGGCTTTCGACCGCACCATGTGTTCGGCGGTCATCTTGCGCATCCGGTCCATGGGCTGCACCTCGATGCGGTCGCCGTACTGCTGGCGCAGCTCCTCGTCGCTCGGGCCTTCGTCGACCGTGTAGTCGCCGCGGGCGGGCGGGGTCTCATCCGCACGACTGGGGCGCGGCGGCCGCTCGGGAGCGGTCGTGGGGGCTGCGGGCGCCTCCTCGCGTTCCTCGAGGTACGCAAGCACGTCCTCCTTTGTCACGCGACCGCTCCGGCCGGAGCCCTCCAGGGATTCCAGCTCGCTCATGTGAAGGCCTTCCTCCTTCGCGATTGAGCGCACGAGGGGCGAGTAAAATCGCCCATCGTCGCCGCGGCGCTTGATTGTCTCTTCGGGTGCGCGCTGCGGTTCGTCGGTGCTGGGCACCGCGCCGTCGCCGGACGGCGGCGTGGAGGGCAGTTCCGCCTCATCGGTTCCGGGGGCGGCCTCCTGCATCTCGTCGGGCTCGTCGGACGCGGGGGGCTCCACCGCCCCGGCTTCCGCCTCCGAGGCCAAGAGGGCGACGACCGTGCCGACCTCGACGGTTTCTCCCTCGTCGACGAGCTTCTCGGTGAGCACCCCTTCGGCGGGGGAGGGCACCTCCGTGTCCACTTTGTCGGTGCCAATCTCCAGGAGGATCTCGTCGATGACCACCTCCTCGCCGATGTCCTTGTACCAGGCGACGACGGTGCCCTCGGTAATGCTTTCGCCCATCTTGGG
Encoded proteins:
- a CDS encoding mechanosensitive ion channel family protein, which produces MAGTTDILRRIQVEGLLVVAAILGGAVVLTLMVQRYGPRLAEQVPGRYRLSVLALVPLLRLVIIAGALALIIPQLIEPTFENLVAVLGTVGVALGFALKEYVSSLIAGIVVVYEGAYRPGDWVEVDGEYGEVRSVGMRAMEMVTPDDTVVVVPHQALWTNPIHNANDGTQDLQCVTDFYLDPKHDGQQVRALLHDVALTSPYLQIERPVDVVATERPWGTHYRLKAYPVDPRDQFRFTTDLTVRGKAALREAEVSPAQVRGLVE
- a CDS encoding OprO/OprP family phosphate-selective porin yields the protein MTSFATVLRRSALGLAALLIGLGAHPAAAQSPGGAGVTVGAGDALRVGGLVQADAYLGREAGPNDGFRARSARLRLGGQAEGLSYVVQTDFTSSSREAPSSLLDAFVQVPLANRLRLRGGLFKTPYSAEFLAPRPRIRFAERARVVNALAPNRQAGVQLTGDLTAEASDAQVTATLGAFNGTRGLSTNDNENLLYLGRLTGSAPLGPGTLDVGASGGYSIDGQVSIPNTLPNTVSTFTGTRALFQADAQYETDRWLLAGALHAADLEYDDEDPATGINSQSPFGYYATAGLNVADGHQVLARLEGYDPDSAGRTPDDQFVLGYNYDASSVLRVVVNYKASTEDVADGFFTGRLQVAF
- a CDS encoding transporter, with the translated sequence MAPSSATGQISADRPGFGDGTATVAPGTFQAELGAAAANDDFGTNAELGQLLLRYGVADILELRGGVGSAALDAPDTEYTGTSVGGKLRLVQSSLSALSVVSTWDFPTGSGAFENDRVSQTLALAFNGALGEGLGLSVNAGTSVPYGGDADPSYLFIPTLSFDVADRVGGYVGYAGFYSTGLNQNYVEAGLTLLSSPDTQLDVNTGLQVDENRSAFFAGLGLAHRF
- a CDS encoding mechanosensitive ion channel family protein, with translation MEQWWTLAVDYVTSPQAANALKALVKVLAGLALGRLAGNGLARLFAEEDAQRAMIIRRGAFYGIAGLFTASALMELGFDLSVLLGAAGILTVALGFASQTSASNVISGLFLLGERPFSVGDVIRVNGTTGEVLSVDLLSVKLRTFDNLFVRIPNETMIKSEVTNLRRFSIRRIDLQIGVAYKEDLRAVRDVLMEVADRNPLCLEEPTPSVLFDGFADSSMNYQFRVWAKTENFLDLRNSIPVEIKDAFDEHDIEIPFPHRTLYTGSETTPFPVQQAGDEGDSSPSTSNPEPT
- a CDS encoding SLC13 family permease, which encodes MFVVLGLIAVVLVLFITEAIPIDMTALGVIVAVVLLEPWTGVGPTDGISGFASPATVTVLAMFVLSEGVRRTGVLRRIGNWIVDWAKGSFYKQYGALVGLSGTTAGVINNTPVVAMMIPMAINIARKTKMSPSKLLMPISFASMLGGMLTVIGTSTSILASDVSARLIGHPFSMFEFTALGAIVLATGVVYLMAVGHRLLPERIRPEEDLTDEFEMSGYLTEVVVTEESPLVGVAVRQALAALDLDIDVMQMRRDGEAFAAPLGPKQFRAGDVLLLRTSRDSLVELMQAQKLEPVVHTKITQDDVEIEQQKEVLIEVVLLSDNPLLGETLRSVRFAQQYDALVLAIRRHGKLLYDEIDAMPLRGGDTLLVQASVPAVEQFERNRTFVVVQDDEETSFRSEKLPLALGIVGLVVGLAALEVMPILVSALGGVVAMVATGCVRPTEVYEAVDWSVIVLLAGLIPLGMAMERSGTAGYLAHGVTAVSEGIPAFALLLVFYVFTSLVTQLISNNASVILMIPMAVEAAQLTGADPFSFVLAVTFAASGALLTPIGYQTNLMVYGPGGYRFTDFLRMGAPLQVLLAIVTCGGIWLLWGV
- the mscL gene encoding large conductance mechanosensitive channel protein MscL — translated: MLEEYKKFAIRGNVIDMAVGIIIGGAFGTVVQSLVKDILTPSLGLLTGGIDFANLFFVLREGTPGAPYTTLQAAQDAGAVTVNVGTFINAVVSFLIVSFAVFLLVRYINQLREPDEGPSPPKTIKKCPHCVSDVPVQATRCPHCTSDLPEPSEADSA
- the sucB gene encoding 2-oxoglutarate dehydrogenase, E2 component, dihydrolipoamide succinyltransferase is translated as MAQVDVEMPKMGESITEGTVIAWHKQPGDEVEQDEILLEIGTDKVDTEVPSPKGGVLTETLVEEGDTVEVGTIIATLDTETEAAEVDASDEPPAEAPAEEEAAGAETGASTAVAEEEDGETAPKTGSEEAPSPAPSGDEVEVVMPKMGESITEGTVVAWYKDIGEEVVIDEILLEIGTDKVDTEVPSPAEGVLTEKLVDEGETVEVGTVVALLASEAEAGAVEPPASDEPDEMQEAAPGTDEAELPSTPPSGDGAVPSTDEPQRAPEETIKRRGDDGRFYSPLVRSIAKEEGLHMSELESLEGSGRSGRVTKEDVLAYLEEREEAPAAPTTAPERPPRPSRADETPPARGDYTVDEGPSDEELRQQYGDRIEVQPMDRMRKMTAEHMVRSKATSAHVTSFAEADVTGLVQLREANKEAFLEREGVKLTYTPFFVKAAVEALRDHPLLNASVEGDKIVIKHDFHVGIAVAIGNKGLLAPVIRNAGDYNVSGLARKAASMADRARNKELQPDELQGGTFTVTNIGSLGSLMGTPIINQPQVGILATGAIQKRPVVVENDGLGDAISVRHMMYLSLSYDHRIIDGAMGSSFLQRVVTELESFSADADLF